The following proteins are encoded in a genomic region of Pan troglodytes isolate AG18354 chromosome 2, NHGRI_mPanTro3-v2.0_pri, whole genome shotgun sequence:
- the LOC134809482 gene encoding uncharacterized protein LOC134809482, translated as MVKCRRFECTDAFQRESRMLLRHSCLKSSDKKENANLENTFIRGEWGEKGGEDVTIFYRSTLHSTLNFDLQIFRFRKERGGKGGGEEVQYFEAPTGLRMGTFLAPGALSLGSRHPGWLFGDGEPLVPPGALRYPWTPRPRPPRLTRGVRGGSRSAAFTPAEEAPAAPWSPAPLPLPPARSLARRALSSSYKLSGSAVDKKPGRPSASLPRAGWGELKGTGR; from the exons ATGGTGAAGTGTAGACGGTTTGAATGTACAGATGCCTTTCAAAGGGAATCCAGAATGCTCCTCCGGCATTCCTGTTTAAAGAGcagtgacaaaaaagaaaatgctaactTGGAAAATACCT TTATAAGAGGGGAGTGGGGTGAGAAGGGGGGCGAGGATGTCACCATATTTTATCGGAGCACTTTACACTCCACGCTAAACTTTGATCTCCAGATTTTCAGAtttaggaaagaaagagggggaaagggtggaggggaggaagTCCAGTATTTCGAAGCACCTACCGGCCTGAGGATGGGCACATTCCTCGCTCCCGGTGCCTTATCGCTAGGCTCGCGCCACCCCGGCTGGCTCTTTGGGGACGGAGAACCCCTAGTGCCGCCTGGGGCTCTCCGGTATCCCTGGACCCCGCGCCCGCGGCCGCCTCGACTTACCCGCGGAGTCCGGGGAGGGAGTAGGAGCGCCGCCTTCACGCCCGCGGAGGAGGCGCCGGCAGCACCATGGTCCCCGGCGCCGCTGCCGCTGCCCCCGGCCCGCTCGCTCGCTCGCCGCGCGCTCTCTTCCTCTTACAAACTTTCGGGTTCTGCAGTCGACAAGAAACCGGGGCGACCCTCAGCAAGTCTTCCCCGTGCAGGCTGGGGGGAACTGAAGGGGACGGGACGG